Proteins co-encoded in one Bremerella sp. TYQ1 genomic window:
- a CDS encoding UPF0489 family protein has product MQNLLSIDLDYFVTPRCLFPLSGTRPDDSQYQIRATNEIEEFLKTKCLLCSERPTAGIIAEDHDKAFDAIKKWIENGELKAPFRLVHLDAHADLGMGDSGYIEIVSEILHRDISSRSSDLESLCPGNWLAYAIANRWIGEVVFLRDKYCSRDEYDDLLPCYFCSSNDWSILQMRPLNEEQLWKIREDRHICSEVESEEPEVNWIQIQEPNFKLHQNPERVFVCRSPRYSPPKADDLFNFIGSFVSEQ; this is encoded by the coding sequence GACTACTTCGTAACGCCTCGATGCTTATTTCCTCTATCAGGAACACGACCGGACGATTCGCAATATCAAATTAGAGCGACGAATGAAATTGAGGAATTTCTCAAGACAAAGTGTTTGCTCTGTTCTGAGCGACCGACTGCGGGAATCATTGCCGAAGATCACGATAAAGCTTTTGACGCTATTAAGAAGTGGATAGAGAACGGCGAATTGAAAGCACCCTTTCGTTTAGTGCACCTAGATGCTCATGCTGATCTTGGCATGGGCGATTCTGGATATATTGAAATCGTTTCAGAGATCCTTCATCGAGATATTTCTAGCAGATCTTCGGATTTAGAGTCCCTATGCCCTGGCAATTGGCTCGCTTATGCGATTGCGAATCGTTGGATTGGCGAAGTTGTGTTCTTGAGAGACAAATATTGTTCACGCGATGAATATGATGATTTATTGCCATGCTATTTCTGTTCATCGAATGACTGGTCAATACTGCAAATGCGTCCATTAAACGAGGAACAACTCTGGAAGATCCGGGAAGATCGTCACATTTGTTCTGAGGTGGAGTCTGAAGAGCCAGAAGTCAATTGGATCCAGATTCAAGAACCCAATTTTAAGTTGCACCAGAATCCCGAACGAGTGTTTGTTTGTAGATCTCCTAGGTATTCTCCACCAAAAGCGGATGATCTTTTCAACTTCATTGGGTCATTTGTTTCCGAACAATAA
- a CDS encoding tetratricopeptide repeat protein, which yields MNRVSFYFLLTVLCLSGIGDTAAAELDQAFLDEAIQLIKSDKFDQAEALAKKTQQSKEASIEALTILAQCRIWQDDPIQAIAYLNQALKASRDDAFNAYYRVSTALLPKLYQQKDLDEVDQNYFKFYLGEMNGKLEQNSQEVEILIYRSDMIENMELASGFDNKIQPLSVRYDFAICDVTMALGAASEKELWTCYHSRTHLWNMRADLGDQFCFQQQVNDLRQMILYSSDPEDEMPKLGEALLNAGKYQEVMDLIPEQMDHLTSSTVGQWLSIKADCLMARKQFQKAILAYSRLIIHRKKESKEEFLVSPLMQRADCYFELQQYERAIIDLDRSIELDQTATIPGFERLQHASQWSSKYRVMLRQGRWDEIQVAIDGEESASNFPHSARYHRACYFMELKRWEEAERDFNVLIKSKQSDDYDTYRNLAIVCRHLGKKDLAEQYAARAQKIYDSFDPWEKSYVDENAP from the coding sequence ATGAATCGGGTTTCGTTTTACTTTCTTTTAACTGTCTTATGCTTGTCGGGCATCGGCGACACTGCCGCTGCTGAGTTAGATCAGGCGTTTCTTGACGAGGCGATTCAGCTAATCAAATCAGATAAATTCGATCAAGCTGAAGCATTGGCTAAGAAAACTCAGCAATCGAAAGAAGCGTCGATCGAGGCACTCACCATTCTGGCTCAGTGCCGAATCTGGCAGGACGATCCTATTCAGGCGATTGCGTATCTGAATCAAGCGTTGAAAGCCTCCCGTGACGATGCTTTCAACGCGTACTATCGCGTTTCGACCGCCTTACTACCCAAGCTATATCAGCAAAAAGATTTGGACGAAGTCGATCAGAATTATTTCAAGTTTTATCTTGGAGAGATGAACGGCAAACTCGAGCAGAACTCTCAAGAGGTCGAAATCCTAATTTATCGCAGCGACATGATTGAAAATATGGAACTCGCGTCCGGTTTTGACAATAAAATTCAACCATTAAGCGTGCGCTACGACTTTGCGATATGCGATGTGACAATGGCCCTCGGTGCGGCCTCTGAGAAAGAACTCTGGACTTGCTACCATAGTCGTACTCACCTTTGGAATATGCGCGCCGACTTGGGAGATCAATTCTGTTTTCAGCAGCAAGTGAATGATCTCCGTCAAATGATTCTATATTCGAGCGACCCCGAAGATGAAATGCCTAAGCTTGGCGAAGCTCTCTTAAATGCTGGCAAGTATCAGGAAGTAATGGATCTAATCCCTGAGCAAATGGATCACCTGACATCTTCTACCGTGGGTCAGTGGTTAAGCATCAAAGCGGATTGCTTGATGGCACGAAAGCAATTCCAAAAAGCAATCTTGGCCTACTCTAGGCTTATCATCCATCGCAAAAAAGAATCCAAAGAAGAATTCCTCGTATCTCCATTGATGCAGAGAGCTGACTGCTATTTTGAACTGCAGCAATATGAAAGAGCCATCATCGATTTGGATCGCTCTATTGAACTGGATCAAACCGCGACGATTCCAGGCTTTGAGCGACTTCAGCATGCCTCGCAGTGGTCGTCAAAGTACCGTGTCATGCTCCGCCAGGGTCGCTGGGATGAGATTCAGGTAGCAATCGATGGCGAAGAGTCCGCGTCCAATTTTCCCCATTCGGCTCGTTATCATCGAGCATGCTACTTCATGGAGCTGAAACGCTGGGAAGAGGCTGAGAGAGACTTCAATGTCCTGATAAAGTCTAAACAGAGTGACGACTATGACACCTACCGCAACCTAGCGATTGTGTGCCGGCATCTCGGAAAGAAAGACCTCGCCGAACAATACGCCGCGCGAGCTCAAAAAATCTACGATAGCTTTGATCCGTGGGAAAAGAGCTACGTTGATGAAAACGCCCCATAG
- a CDS encoding arylsulfatase translates to MLRLFLMLVIGLSLAVPAMASAADGDKPNVIFIYVDDLGYGDLGSFGQKKIATPKLDEMASDGIKLTSFYAGCTVCRPSRLVLWTGRSLGHQPINDNKPYTMKPSDHTIAELMKEQGYTTGGVGKWAMGTPGSGGEPIYHGFDFWCGYLEQSDAHNYYPPYIWRCEGDKVEKLPLEGNVLMDDPQARGRVAKLDARKTYSHDVMTQEAFDFVRRNHEKPFLLHIHWTIPHTNNEGGRVTGDGQEVPDYGQYADKDWPNVEKGFAAMITRMDGDVGKLRDLLKELKIEDNTLLIFTSDNGPHDEGGHKHGFFDSNGPLRGFKRTVYEGGIRVPFIAVWPGKIKPGTESGITFNAYDVMATYADLTDAKEVPLNDGLSMLPTLLDQQQKVVVANRKPDPKSRISYSSFAKMEAARMGKFKAVRQAPDKPIELYDLSVDIGETTDIAKDHPTIVQMMADFMKEAKEPLE, encoded by the coding sequence ATGCTTCGCCTGTTCTTGATGCTTGTCATTGGTTTGTCTTTGGCGGTTCCTGCTATGGCTTCCGCGGCCGATGGAGACAAGCCGAACGTCATCTTCATTTACGTCGACGATCTCGGTTACGGCGACTTGGGTTCGTTCGGCCAGAAGAAGATCGCCACGCCGAAGCTCGACGAGATGGCTTCCGATGGGATTAAGCTGACCAGCTTCTACGCCGGCTGTACCGTCTGCCGACCTTCGCGGTTGGTGTTGTGGACCGGTCGCAGCCTCGGGCATCAGCCGATCAACGATAACAAGCCGTACACGATGAAGCCTTCCGATCACACGATCGCCGAGCTGATGAAAGAGCAAGGCTACACCACCGGCGGCGTCGGTAAGTGGGCGATGGGCACGCCTGGCAGCGGCGGCGAACCGATTTATCACGGCTTTGATTTTTGGTGTGGTTACCTCGAACAAAGCGACGCCCATAACTATTACCCGCCATACATCTGGCGCTGCGAAGGGGACAAAGTCGAGAAGCTTCCGCTGGAAGGCAACGTCTTGATGGACGATCCTCAGGCCCGCGGTCGCGTGGCCAAGTTGGATGCTCGCAAGACATACTCGCACGATGTCATGACGCAGGAAGCATTCGACTTCGTACGACGCAATCACGAAAAGCCGTTCCTCCTTCACATTCATTGGACCATTCCGCACACCAACAACGAAGGGGGCCGCGTCACCGGCGACGGTCAGGAAGTTCCCGACTACGGCCAATATGCCGACAAAGATTGGCCCAACGTCGAAAAAGGATTCGCCGCGATGATTACCCGCATGGATGGCGATGTCGGTAAGCTTCGCGATCTGCTGAAAGAGTTGAAGATCGAAGACAACACGCTGCTCATTTTTACGTCGGACAATGGGCCTCACGATGAAGGAGGGCACAAGCATGGGTTCTTCGATTCCAACGGTCCGCTGCGTGGTTTCAAACGAACCGTGTACGAAGGGGGCATTCGCGTGCCATTCATCGCCGTTTGGCCTGGCAAGATCAAGCCCGGCACCGAAAGCGGCATCACCTTCAATGCCTACGACGTGATGGCAACGTACGCCGATTTGACCGATGCGAAGGAAGTTCCGCTGAACGACGGCCTGAGCATGTTGCCAACGCTGCTCGACCAACAGCAGAAAGTGGTCGTCGCCAATCGCAAACCAGATCCGAAAAGCCGCATCTCGTATTCGTCGTTCGCAAAGATGGAAGCGGCACGCATGGGCAAATTCAAAGCGGTCCGTCAGGCCCCCGACAAACCGATCGAACTGTACGATCTTAGCGTCGACATCGGCGAAACGACCGACATCGCCAAAGATCATCCTACGATCGTCCAAATGATGGCCGACTTCATGAAAGAAGCCAAAGAGCCACTAGAGTAG